A single window of Aspergillus puulaauensis MK2 DNA, chromosome 5, nearly complete sequence DNA harbors:
- the EFT1 gene encoding elongation factor 2 (COG:J;~EggNog:ENOG410PF9T;~InterPro:IPR000640,IPR035647,IPR005225,IPR041095, IPR027417,IPR000795,IPR031157,IPR004161,IPR020568, IPR014721,IPR005517,IPR009000;~PFAM:PF14492,PF03764,PF00009,PF00679,PF03144;~go_function: GO:0003924 - GTPase activity [Evidence IEA];~go_function: GO:0005525 - GTP binding [Evidence IEA]): MVNFTIEELRSLMDRKANIRNMSVIAHVDHGKSTLSDSLVQRAGIIAASKAGDARFMDTRPDEQERGITIKSTAISLYAKFPDEEDLKEIPQAVDGSEFLINLIDSPGHVDFSSEVTAALRVTDGALVVVDCVSGVCVQTETVLRQALTERIKPVLIINKVDRSLLELQVEKEDLYQSFLRTVESVNVIIATYEDPALGNVQIEPANGTVAFGSGLHGWAFTVRQFAVKFAKKFGVDRKKMLERLWGDNYFNPKTKKWTKTQPEVDGKPVERAFNMFILDPIYKIFHLVNNDKKDQIPALLEKIEVKLANDEKELAGKQLLKTIMRKFLPAADAMLEMICIHLPSPVTAQKYRAETLYEGPADDEACIGIRDCDAKAPLMLYVSKMVPTSDKGRFYAFGRVYAGTVRSGLKVRIQGPNYTPGKKEDLFIKAIQRTILMMGRFVEPIEDVPAGNIVGLVGVDQFLLKSGTLTTSDTAHNLKVMKFSVSPVVQRSVEVKNAGDLPKLVEGLKRLSKSDPCVLTMINESGEHVVAGAGELHLEICLKDLEEDHAGVPLRISDPVVSYRETVAAASSMTALSKSPNKHNRLYLTAEPLDDEVSKAIEEGKITPRDDFKARARVLADEHGWDVTDARKIWCFGPDTTGANLLVDQTKAVQYLNEIKDSVVSGFQWATREGPVAEEPMRSVRFNVLDVTLHADAIHRGGGQIIPTARRVLYAATLLADPGIQEPIFNVEIQVPEQAMGGIYGVLTRRRGHVYSEEQRVGTPLFTVKAYLPVNESFGFPGELRQATGGQAFPQSVFDHWAILPGGSPLDPTTKPGQIVTEMRKRKGIKEVVPGYENYYDKL, translated from the exons ATGGTTAA CTTCACTATCGAGGAG CTTCGGTCCCTCATGGACCGCAAGGCCAACATCCGTAACATGTCGGTCATTGCTCACG TCGATCACGGAAAGTCCACCCTCAGTGACTCCCTGGTCCAGCGTGCCGGTATCATTGCTGCGTCCAAGGCTGGTGACGCCCGTTTCATGGACACCCGTCCTGATGAACAGGAACGTGGTATTACCATCAAGTCCACTGCTATTTCTCTTTACGCCAAGTTccccgatgaggaggatctTAAGGAAATCCCCCAGGCCGTCGATGGCTCCGAGTTCTTGATCAACTTGATCGATTCCCCCGGTCACGTTGACTTCTCATCTGAAGTCACTGCTGCTCTCCGTGTCACTGACGGTGcgcttgtcgtcgtcgactgTGTCTCCGGTGTCTGCGTCCAGACCGAGACTGTGCTCCGCCAGGCTCTGACTGAGCGTATCAAGCCCGTCCTTATCATCAACAAGGTCGACCGTTCGCTTCTCGAGCTCCaggtcgagaaggaggacCTGTACCAGTCTTTCCTCCGTACCGTTGAGTCCGTCAACGTCATCATCGCTACCTACGAAGATCCTGCCCTTGGCAACGTCCAGATCGAGCCGGCCAACGGTACCGTTGCTTTCGGTTCAGGTCTTCACGGTTGGGCTTTCACCGTCCGCCAGTTCGCCGTCAAGTTCGCCAAGAAGTTCGGTGTTGACCGCAAGAAGATGTTGGAGCGCCTCTGG gGTGACAACTACTTCAACCCCAAGACCAAGAAGTGGACCAAGACTCAACCCGAAGTTGACGGCAAGCCCGTTGAGCGTGCTTTCAACATGTTCATCCTTGACCCCATCTACAAGATCTTCCACCTCGTTAACAACGACAAGAAGGACCAGATCCCTGCTCTCCTCGAGAAGATCGAAGTCAAGCTCGCCAAcgacgagaaggagcttGCTGGCAAGCAGCTCCTCAAGACCATCATGCGCAAGTTCCTTCCCGCCGCTGATGCCATGTTGGAGATGATCTGTATCCACCTTCCTTCTCCCGTTACTGCCCAGAAGTACCGTGCCGAGACTCTGTACGAGGGTCCTGCTGATGACGAAGCCTGCATTGGTATCCGTGACTGTGACGCCAAGGCTCCTCTCATGCTTTACGTCTCCAAGATGGTTCCCACCTCTGATAAGGGTCGTTTCTACGCCTTCGGTCGTGTCTACGCCGGTACCGTTCGCTCTGGTCTCAAGGTCCGCATCCAGGGCCCTAACTACACTCCCGGCAAGAAGGAAGATCTCTTCATCAAGGCCATCCAGCGTACCATCCTGATGATGGGTCGTTTCGTTGAGCCCATCGAGGATGTTCCTGCTGGTAACATCGTCGgtcttgttggtgttgaccaGTTCTTGCTCAAGTCTGGTACCCTCACTACCTCCGACACCGCCCACAACTTGAAGGTCATGAAGTTCTCTGTCTCGCCTGTCGTGCAGCGCTCTGTCGAGGTCAAGAACGCTGGTGATCTGCCCAAGCTTGTCGAAGGTCTTAAGCGTCTGTCCAAGTCTGACCCTTGTGTCCTGACCATGATCAACGAGTCCGGTGAGCACGTTGtcgccggtgctggtgaACTCCACCTCGAAATTTGCTTGAAGGATCTCGAGGAAGACCACGCTGGTGTTCCCCTCCGTATCTCCGACCCTGTTGTTTCCTACCGTGAGACTGTCGCTGCCGCTTCCAGCATGACTGCTCTTTCCAAGTCGCCCAACAAGCACAACCGTCTCTACCTCACTGCCGAGCCCCTTGACGATGAAGTCTCCAAGGCTATCGAGGAGGGCAAGATCACCCCCCGTGACGATTTCAAGGCTCGCGCTCGTGTCCTTGCTGATGAGCACGGCTGGGATGTCACCGATGCCCGTAAGATTTGGTGTTTCGGTCCCGACACCACTGGTGCCAACTTGTTGGTTGACCAGACCAAGGCCGTCCAGTACCTTAACGAAATCAAGGACTCTGTTGTCTCCGGTTTCCAATGGGCCACCCGTGAGGGTCCCGTTGCCGAGGAGCCCATGCGCTCCGTCCGCTTCAACGTCCTTGATGTTACCCTTCATGCTGATGCTATTcaccgtggtggtggtcagATCATTCCTACTGCTCGTCGTGTCCTGTACGCTGCTACTCTGCTTGCCGACCCAGGAATCCAGGAGCCTATCTTCAACGTCGAGATCCAGGTGCCCGAGCAGGCCATGGGTGGTATCTATGGTGTCCTCACCCGCCGTCGTGGTCACGTCTACTCCGAGGAGCAGCGTGTTGGTACTCCTCTGTTCACGGTCAAGGCTTACCTGCCCGTCAACGAGTCCTTCGGTTTCCCCGGTGAACTCCGCCAGGCCACTGGTGGCCAGGCCTTCCCTCAATCCGTCTTTGACCACTGGGCTATCCTTCCTGGTGGTTCTCCTCTCGACCCCACCACCAAACCCGGTCAGATCGTTACTGAGATGCGTAAGCGCAAGGGTATCAAGGAGGTGGTCCCTGGTTACGAGAAC TACTACGACAAGCTGTAA
- a CDS encoding CCCH zinc finger and RRM domain protein (COG:S;~EggNog:ENOG410QECC;~InterPro:IPR000504,IPR036483,IPR035979,IPR012677, IPR002483,IPR000571;~PFAM:PF01480;~go_function: GO:0003676 - nucleic acid binding [Evidence IEA];~go_function: GO:0046872 - metal ion binding [Evidence IEA];~go_process: GO:0006397 - mRNA processing [Evidence IEA]) yields the protein MQLSEDQAAEVKAWVVKKLEDISDADSDVLADYVLALVRSDAPDEEIRNASVESLKDFLSEHTTEFVEELFSTFAPKQTAAAKTQIQDAQGAGSAPQPSARPYPPTGPSNGAYNPQIPDDTSNMSRKRTYDDGFNEDQAREGVPHHRNFKNPRRGRGGRGDWMGRDSHSGHGQFPHPSAGGFPAMPPGFPGFDQNDPMAAMMAMQGMGFPQMPGMPPMPMPPGGGGPGQQPNQMGSKSTERCPFYETQGICYLGAACPYQHDTVPGASKDDEYDPKSSNIVSDPKRRPDAPMRSGDRGRGRGRGRGGDRGGFSNRGRRSEFSAAGPNEDPSVKTIVVEQIPDDKLDEFTVREFFSQYGEITDISLQPHRKLALITYVDHATAKAAWSSPKVIFDNRFVKVYWHKPKGDRDHDQRPGANGNREESEPFDAEEFQKQQEEAQKSYEEKHKQRQETEKAKQDLEKQREELLKKQEEEKQRLLQRIGGGTTSGSATPDGGATQSPSDENASEQTKQLRAQLAALEAEAKSLGLEPNNSPDTSSSFRGRGRGFGGRGGFAPRGRGYDPSFRGSYRGRAGFPARGRGGVLRLDNRPKRVAVSGIKSNSEQDEAFRQFLIGVGEYESITPNPNEDDSLIIAFKERYIAEKFMFGPRNIPSVGEIQLTWVPNPPISVPSASPSQPPHQSTSAASSGLDAKAGFDEDTIMDSAPADTAGGLRGKEGNGGMNADVDYDVAEVDDSWGVE from the exons ATGCAGCTTTCAGAAGACCAGGCAGCGGAAGTCAAGGCGTGGGTGGTAAAAAAGCTGGAGGACAT TTCGGATGCAGATTCAGATGTGCTTGCGGACTACGTTTTAGCTCTCGTTCGGTCTGATGCACCGGATGAGGAAATACGGAACGCCTCTGTTGAGAGTCTCAAGGACTTTTTGAGCGAGC ATACTACCGAATTTGTCGAAGAGCTTTTTTCTACGTTTGCGCCTAAGCAGACCGCTGCGGCAAAGACCCAGATACAAGATGCCCAAGGTGCAGGATCAGCCCCTCAACCATCTGCACGACCGTACCCGCCGACGGGACCTTCGAACGGCGCATACAACCCTCAGATACCCGATGACACTTCAAATATGAGTCGCAAACGCACCTACGATGATGGCTTCAATGAAGACCAGGCGCGTGAGGGCGTTCCGCATCACCGTAACTTCAAGAACCCCCGCCGTGGGCGTGGTGGCCGAGGCGACTGGATGGGCCGAGACAGCCACTCTGGACACGGGCAGTTCCCTCATCCCTCTGCTGGTGGATTCCCGGCCATGCCTCCGGGTTTCCCTGGCTTCGACCAAAATGACCCAATGGCAGCGATGATGGCCATGCAAGGCATGGGATTCCCGCAGATGCCAGGTATGCCGCCCATGCCTATGCCGCCAGGAGGTGGGGGCCCTGGCCAGCAGCCAAACCAAATGGGATCCAAGAGCACGGAAAGATGCCCTTTTTACGAGACACAGGGGATCTGCTATTTGGGTGCTGCTTGTCCGTACCAGCATGACACAGTGCCAGGTGCCTCGAAGGATGATG AATACGACCCTAAATCATCCAATATTGTTTCTGACCCTAAACGCCGGCCCGATGCTCCAATGCGGAGTGGCGATCGAGGCCGCggccgtggtcgtggtcgtggcGGCGACAGGGGCGGCTTTTCTAACCGCGGTCGTCGATCCGAGTTTTCCGCTGCTGGGCCCAATGAAGACCCATCCGTGAAAACAATTGTTGTGGAGCAGATTCCCGACGACAAGCTTGATGAATTCACAGTTAGGGAATTCTTCTCTCAATACGGAGAGATAACAGACATCTCACTCCAGCCGCACCGGAAACTTGCCCTAATCACATACGTTGACCACGCTACGGCGAAGGCAGCATGGTCTAGCCCGAAGGTGATATTCGATAACCGATTTGTCAAAGTGTACTGGCATAAGCCAAAAGGAGATAGGGACCACGATCAGCGTCCTGGCGCAAATGGCAACCGTGAGGAGTCCGAACCTTTTGATGCAGAGGAATTCCAAaagcagcaggaagaagcacAGAAGTCCTACGAAGAGAAACACAAACAGCGccaagaaacagaaaaggcGAAGCAAGACCTAGAAAAACAACGAGAAGAGCTGCTcaagaagcaggaagaggaaaagcaACGGCTCCTGCAGAGAATCGGTGGAGGCACCACATCCGGCAGTGCCACTCCGGATGGAGGAGCAACCCAATCCCCGTCTGACGAAAACGCCAGCGAGCAAACTAAGCAACTACGAGCCCAGCTTGCAGCCCTCGAAGCTGAGGCCAAGAGCCTAGGCTTAGAACCCAACAACTCCCCTGACACCAGCTCGTCTTTCCGCGGCCGTGGGAGAGGCTTTGGCGGTAGGGGCGGTTTTGCACCACGTGGTCGCGGCTACGACCCGAGCTTTCGCGGCTCCTATCGTGGCCGGGCCGGGTTCCCTGCACGCGGCCGGGGTGGCGTCCTGCGCCTCGATAATCGTCCGAAGCGCGTTGCAGTGTCGGGCATAAAGTCAAACTCCGAACAGGACGAGGCGTTCCGGCAGTTCCTGATT GGTGTCGGCGAATATGAATCCATCACCCCAAACCCCAACGAAGACGACTCCCTCATCATCGCATTCAAGGAACGCTATATCGCCGAGAAATTCATGTTTGGACCTCGGAATATCCCCTCTGTTGGCGAAATCCAGCTCACCTGGGTTCCAAACCCGCCTATCTCCGTTCCATCGGCGTCTCCAAGTCAACCACCCCACCAATCAACATCTGCAGCATCGTCTGGTCTGGATGCTAAGGCCGGCTTTGACGAAGACACGATTATGGATTCTGCACCCGCTGATACAGCCGGTGGTCTTCGCGGAAAGGAGGGGAATGGGGGTATGAATGCTGACGTTGATTATGATGTCGCGGAGGTCGATGATAGCTGGGGTGTGGAGTGA